One genomic segment of Chitinophaga sancti includes these proteins:
- a CDS encoding ATP-binding protein produces the protein MSLNIKPKEVTAIINSLLGGVVPKIGVQHITVGRSAEVDAFLHALEDVKNGHSIVKFWIGDFGSGKSFMMHLLNTVALKQKFVVTNADFTPDNRLYANDGKAVVLYSAIMDNIAIQTKPEGGALPTLLDKWIEQIMIHTAQENGISPTEIRNDQYIELIQRNILKTVNEVTEVGAFDFAHVIMKYYEGFIRHDEQLRRNALKWLKGEYKTKVEARQDLGVREIINDLNYYDMLKNFTKLFVSIGYSGFMINLDEAINLYKISTSAMREKNYEKILSIYNDCFQGKVSNLFINFAGTAEFLENPRRGLFSYQALKSRLETNKFESQLVRDFAQPVIRLLPLNNNEIFVLLKKLKAVFELNYNITMDVSDEDVRLFMEELYNKPGANEFLTPREVIRDFLNVLSIIRQNPNINKQQLFGDIQVKDERPNETLLADIEEL, from the coding sequence ATGTCTTTAAATATTAAGCCCAAAGAAGTAACTGCAATCATTAATTCCTTATTAGGTGGTGTGGTGCCAAAGATTGGCGTACAACATATCACCGTAGGTCGTTCAGCAGAAGTAGATGCTTTCCTGCATGCGCTGGAAGATGTGAAGAATGGCCACAGCATAGTGAAATTCTGGATTGGTGATTTTGGATCGGGTAAGTCTTTTATGATGCACCTGCTCAATACCGTTGCCCTGAAACAAAAATTCGTAGTAACAAATGCGGACTTTACACCTGATAACCGTCTGTATGCAAATGATGGAAAAGCAGTCGTATTGTACTCCGCTATCATGGACAATATCGCTATCCAGACGAAGCCTGAAGGTGGTGCTTTGCCTACCTTATTAGATAAATGGATCGAGCAGATCATGATCCATACTGCGCAGGAAAATGGAATATCTCCTACTGAGATCCGCAATGATCAATATATAGAACTGATTCAGCGAAATATTCTGAAGACGGTGAATGAAGTCACAGAAGTAGGTGCATTTGATTTTGCACATGTGATCATGAAATACTATGAAGGCTTTATCAGGCATGATGAGCAGCTGAGAAGGAATGCATTGAAATGGTTGAAAGGAGAATATAAAACAAAGGTTGAAGCAAGGCAGGACTTAGGTGTTCGGGAGATTATCAATGACCTGAACTATTATGATATGCTGAAGAATTTCACGAAGCTGTTTGTAAGTATCGGGTATAGTGGTTTTATGATCAATCTGGATGAGGCGATCAATTTGTACAAGATATCCACATCTGCGATGCGTGAAAAAAATTATGAAAAGATCCTCTCTATCTATAATGATTGTTTCCAGGGTAAGGTGAGTAACCTGTTTATCAACTTTGCCGGTACGGCTGAGTTTTTGGAGAATCCAAGAAGAGGGCTGTTCAGTTACCAGGCGTTAAAATCAAGACTGGAAACTAATAAATTTGAAAGCCAGTTGGTGCGCGATTTTGCGCAGCCGGTAATCAGGTTGTTGCCGCTGAATAATAATGAAATCTTTGTATTGCTCAAGAAGTTGAAGGCGGTCTTTGAATTGAATTATAACATTACAATGGATGTGAGTGATGAGGATGTTCGGTTATTTATGGAAGAGTTATATAATAAGCCGGGTGCAAATGAGTTCTTAACACCTCGTGAAGTGATTCGCGATTTTCTCAATGTATTGAGTATTATCCGTCAGAATCCGAATATTAACAAGCAACAGTTGTTTGGAGATATACAAGTGAAGGATGAAAGACCCAATGAAACCTTATTAGCTGATATAGAAGAATTATAA